From the Salana multivorans genome, the window GGTGCCCGCTGCCGGCGATCTGGCTGTAGTGCGCGAAGACGTCGGGGGTGCCGTCGTCGGGCGCGATGAAGCCGAAGCCCTTGTCGGGGTTGAACCACTTCACGATTCCGGTGGCCATGGTGTTCTCCTTGCTGATCGCGACAACGTGTGAGGCAACGATCGTTGGGTGGCCGACGACGGTCGCCGCCGGCGGGGCGGAGGCGAACGCCCCCGCGGGTCTGAGGGGGTGTCGCTCCAGCGTGTGCCGGACCGGGACCGCGGCTCGGGTGGCCACGACGACATCGTCGGAGGCCCGCTGCCAGCGGAGGGTGGCCGTGAGGCCGGATGAGACGGTGATGGTGAGTCGATTCTCGGCGACCGCGTCGAGTGCGAGGTCGGCCGGGTGGATGAGGCAGATGAAACTGGTCGGCCGACCGGAGCCGACAACCAGCGCTCCCCACTCTACTGCACGCCCGGCCCGACCGATCGCGAGCGACGCGCGGACGATCTCGGCCTCACCGCTCCCGCAGGAGCCAGCGGAGCGCGTCGGGCATGAGGGCGCCGGCGTGGTTGGGACTGTGCCCACCGTCGCCGAGGACGAACCGGAGGTCGTAGCCGGCCTCGACCAGCGCGGCGGCCACCCGGAGGTTCTCGGCGAGCCAGTTGTGGTCGGGCTCGTTCCAGTGCAGGTCGCGGTGGGCGGCCTGGAGCAGGATCCGCAGCGGCTTGCGCGGCGTCGCTCGGACGAGCTCCGGGTACGGGTTGCCGCCGGGGATCTGGGCGAAGCTCGACACGAACCCCAGCACGCGACGGAACCGCTCAGGGAAGTGCCAGCCCACCGTCACGGCGCAGTTGCCGCCGCTGCTCCCGCCGACGATCCCCCAGCGTTCGGCGTCGTCGGTGATCGCGAGCCTGCGCCGCACCTCGGGGACGACCTCCTCGAGCAGGAACCTGCCGTACCGGTTGTCGAACGCGTCGTACTCGACGTTCCGGTTCTTCCGGAGGGTCGGATCCTCGGCCGCCTCCACGACACCGGGGTCGACGAACACGCCGATCGTCACCGGGATCTCCCCGCGCTCGACGAGGTTGTCGAGCACGATCCCCGCCCGGATCTCGCCCTCCGGGTCGAGATACCACCACCCGTCCTGGAACACCAGGAGACCGGCCGGCTCGTCCGGGTCGTACGCCGCGGGGACGTGGATCCAGATCGTCCGGATCGTGCCCGGGAAGACCTCGCTCCGCCACGGCAGCTCGATCGTCGTCCCCGCCGCAACGCCGGGACGAGGAGAGGAGTCCGGCCCGTGCTCGTACCGGACGTCGTCCAGGTCGAGGGGCATCGGGCGGTACGGCAGGGCTTCCGGCACATCGCGAACCTACCGAGCGACCGCGCCCCCCGGCGAGCGCATTTCCACCGGTCGGCCACCGACCGGCCAGCACCCGGCCGGCCGGTCGCCGCCCACCAGCCGAGCGGCCGGCACCGCTCGTAGAATCGACCGGTGCTTCTCGTGCTTCCCCCGTCGCGCGGACAGACGCCCGGCCCCGACGGTGCGCCGGCGCTCGACCCGGCCTCCCTCGCGCTCCCCGAGCTCCTGACCGCTCGCACCAGGCTCCTCGCCGCGCTCGCCGGCACGCCGCACGACCCGGCCTCCACGCCGACGGCCCGCGCGGCCGACGTCCTCACCGGCGTCCTCTACGCCGCGGCCGACCTCCCCGGGCTCCTGCGCCGGCGCGGCTCCG encodes:
- a CDS encoding cold-shock protein, with translation MATGIVKWFNPDKGFGFIAPDDGTPDVFAHYSQIAGSGHRNLTDGQAVEFDIEKGDRGPAATNIRGI
- a CDS encoding alpha/beta hydrolase → MPEALPYRPMPLDLDDVRYEHGPDSSPRPGVAAGTTIELPWRSEVFPGTIRTIWIHVPAAYDPDEPAGLLVFQDGWWYLDPEGEIRAGIVLDNLVERGEIPVTIGVFVDPGVVEAAEDPTLRKNRNVEYDAFDNRYGRFLLEEVVPEVRRRLAITDDAERWGIVGGSSGGNCAVTVGWHFPERFRRVLGFVSSFAQIPGGNPYPELVRATPRKPLRILLQAAHRDLHWNEPDHNWLAENLRVAAALVEAGYDLRFVLGDGGHSPNHAGALMPDALRWLLRER